The proteins below are encoded in one region of Micromonospora yangpuensis:
- a CDS encoding dihydrolipoamide acetyltransferase family protein, which yields MSRIKEFNLPDLGEGLTEGEILAWLVKVGDVIELNQPIVEVETAKAAVEIPAKWAGRVQTIFHGEGTTVEVGSPIIAIDTDPDAPPLEPTEVSTTGQPDAALPAPSAGSLAAVEVAPADQPVEPGLIGGPAPGGRTAVLVGYGPRTTAAKRRPRRGTAPPHSAAAPTRATDVPRPAATPTVTATPTAPPPVTATPTVTAAPTADASTTTAATVPASTNGHGRASVLAKPPVRKLARDLGVDLATLTGSGPAGSITREDVQRAVAGSTASAAVAGSTASAVVADAGTVTGTGAVAAVGAERERRIPVKGVRKLTAENMSRSAFTAPHVTEFLTVDVTRAMKALDRLRTRREWRDVRVSPLLLVAKAVLLAVKRHPMVNSTWAGDEIVVKDYVNLGIAAATERGLIVPNVKDAGRLSLRELADALTDLVQTAKAGRTSPADMSGGTLTITNVGVFGVDTGTPILPPGESAILAFGAVREMPWVHKGKVRPRQVTTLGLSFDHRIVDGELGSKFLRDIGEFLSDPEAALLAWT from the coding sequence ATGTCACGGATCAAGGAGTTCAACCTGCCCGACCTGGGCGAGGGCCTGACCGAGGGCGAGATCCTCGCCTGGCTGGTCAAGGTGGGCGACGTCATCGAGCTGAACCAGCCGATCGTCGAGGTGGAGACGGCCAAGGCGGCCGTGGAGATCCCGGCCAAGTGGGCCGGCCGGGTCCAGACGATCTTCCACGGCGAGGGGACCACGGTCGAGGTCGGCAGCCCGATCATCGCGATCGACACCGACCCGGACGCCCCGCCGCTGGAGCCGACCGAGGTGTCGACCACCGGCCAGCCCGACGCGGCCCTGCCGGCACCGTCGGCGGGTTCGCTGGCCGCGGTCGAGGTGGCACCGGCCGACCAGCCGGTCGAGCCGGGTCTGATCGGCGGCCCCGCGCCGGGCGGCCGGACCGCTGTGCTGGTCGGCTACGGCCCGCGCACCACCGCGGCCAAGCGCCGCCCCCGGCGCGGCACCGCCCCGCCCCACTCCGCCGCCGCACCGACCCGGGCCACCGACGTGCCCCGACCGGCGGCCACGCCGACGGTCACCGCCACGCCGACGGCCCCGCCGCCGGTCACCGCCACGCCGACGGTCACCGCCGCGCCGACGGCCGACGCCTCGACGACCACGGCCGCGACGGTCCCGGCGTCGACGAACGGTCACGGTCGGGCGTCGGTCCTGGCCAAGCCGCCGGTACGCAAGCTGGCCCGGGATCTCGGGGTCGACCTGGCCACCCTGACCGGTTCGGGCCCGGCGGGTTCGATCACGCGCGAGGACGTCCAGCGCGCGGTTGCCGGTTCGACGGCGTCCGCCGCGGTTGCCGGGTCGACGGCGTCCGCCGTGGTGGCCGACGCCGGTACGGTGACCGGCACCGGTGCGGTCGCGGCCGTCGGCGCGGAGCGGGAGCGGCGCATCCCGGTCAAGGGGGTACGCAAGCTCACCGCGGAGAACATGTCCCGTTCGGCGTTCACCGCGCCGCACGTGACGGAGTTCCTGACCGTCGACGTGACCCGGGCGATGAAGGCCCTGGACCGGCTCCGGACCCGCCGGGAGTGGCGGGACGTCCGGGTGTCGCCGTTGCTGCTGGTGGCGAAGGCGGTGCTGCTGGCGGTCAAGCGCCACCCGATGGTCAACTCCACCTGGGCCGGTGACGAGATCGTGGTCAAGGACTACGTCAACCTGGGCATCGCGGCGGCCACCGAGCGCGGCCTGATCGTGCCGAACGTCAAGGACGCCGGCCGGCTCTCGCTGCGCGAACTGGCCGACGCGTTGACCGACCTGGTGCAGACGGCGAAGGCCGGCCGTACCTCACCTGCGGACATGTCCGGCGGCACGCTGACCATCACCAACGTCGGCGTGTTCGGGGTGGACACCGGTACCCCGATCCTGCCGCCCGGCGAGTCGGCCATCCTGGCCTTCGGCGCGGTACGGGAGATGCCCTGGGTCCACAAGGGCAAGGTGCGTCCCCGCCAGGTGACCACCCTCGGGCTCTCCTTCGACCACCGGATCGTCGACGGTGAACTGGGGTCGAAGTTCCTGCGGGACATCGGTGAATTCCTCAGCGACCCGGAGGCGGCCCTGCTCGCCTGGACCTGA
- a CDS encoding alpha-ketoacid dehydrogenase subunit beta yields MATQTLTLGKALNAGLRKALENDPKVVIMGEDVGKLGGVFRITDGLQKDFGDQRVIDTPLAESGIIGTAVGLAIRGFRPICEIQFDGFVFPAYDQIVTQVAKLHYRSQGKVRIPMVIRIPYGGGIGAVEHHSESPEAYFAHTAGLKVVTCANPQDAYVMIQQAVASDDPIVFFEPKRRYWEKGPVESDVPLSQAYPLHSARVARPGTDATVLAYGPMVRTCLDAATAAAEDGRELEVIDLRTLSPLDLTAVYESVRRTGRAVVVHEAPGNLGLGSEIAARITEECFYSLEAPVLRVTGFDTPYPASRVEEEYLPDLDRVLDAVDRAFGW; encoded by the coding sequence ATGGCCACGCAGACGCTCACCCTCGGCAAGGCGCTCAACGCCGGCCTGCGCAAAGCCCTGGAGAACGACCCGAAGGTCGTCATCATGGGCGAGGACGTCGGCAAGCTCGGCGGCGTCTTCCGGATCACCGACGGTCTCCAGAAGGACTTCGGCGACCAGCGGGTGATCGACACCCCGTTGGCCGAGTCCGGCATCATCGGCACCGCGGTCGGCCTGGCCATCCGCGGCTTCCGCCCGATCTGCGAGATCCAGTTCGACGGTTTCGTCTTCCCCGCGTACGACCAGATCGTCACCCAGGTGGCCAAGCTGCACTACCGCTCGCAGGGCAAGGTCCGCATCCCGATGGTCATCCGGATCCCGTACGGCGGGGGCATCGGCGCGGTGGAGCACCACTCGGAGTCGCCGGAGGCGTACTTCGCGCACACCGCCGGCCTGAAGGTGGTGACCTGCGCCAACCCGCAGGACGCGTACGTGATGATCCAGCAGGCGGTCGCCTCGGACGACCCGATCGTCTTCTTCGAGCCGAAGCGGCGCTACTGGGAGAAGGGTCCGGTCGAGTCGGACGTCCCGCTGTCGCAGGCGTACCCGCTGCACTCGGCCCGGGTGGCGCGGCCCGGCACCGACGCGACAGTGCTCGCCTACGGGCCGATGGTCCGCACCTGCCTGGACGCGGCGACCGCCGCCGCCGAGGACGGTCGCGAGCTGGAGGTCATCGACCTGCGCACCCTCTCCCCGCTGGACCTGACCGCGGTCTACGAGTCGGTGCGCCGCACCGGCCGGGCGGTGGTCGTGCACGAGGCCCCGGGCAACCTGGGCCTGGGTTCGGAGATCGCGGCCCGGATCACCGAGGAGTGCTTCTACTCCCTGGAGGCCCCGGTGCTGCGGGTGACCGGTTTCGACACCCCCTACCCGGCGTCCCGGGTGGAGGAGGAGTACCTTCCCGACCTCGACCGGGTGCTCGACGCCGTCGACCGCGCCTTCGGCTGGTGA
- the pdhA gene encoding pyruvate dehydrogenase (acetyl-transferring) E1 component subunit alpha produces MAKGDPGATARGRRAAPRSRKRATGDPELVQLLTPEGERVEAVTGSDGIEYRVDFTDEEYRGLYRDLVLVRKLDAEATALQRQGELGLWASLLGQEAAQVGAGRALRTQDMAFPTYREHGVLYCRGIDPIMPLGLFRGVDQGGWDPNEFKFNMYTIVIGAQTLHATGYAMGVTMDGKTGTEDGEAVIAFFGDGATSQGDVNEAFVWSSVFNAPLVFFCQNNQYAISEPLERQTRVPLYRRAAGFGFPGVRVDGNDVLATYAVTRHALDNARLGQGPSLIEAYTYRMGAHTTSDDPTRYRIASEVEAWQAKDPIARMKAFLQRQQIADADFFAAVDEQARAESVHLRERVLAMPDPAPVTMFDHVYPHGSPELDQQRAQFSTYLESFEGSAH; encoded by the coding sequence ATGGCAAAGGGAGACCCCGGGGCCACCGCCCGTGGCCGACGAGCCGCTCCACGGTCCAGGAAGCGCGCCACCGGCGACCCGGAACTGGTGCAGCTGCTCACTCCGGAAGGCGAACGGGTCGAGGCCGTCACCGGCTCCGACGGCATCGAGTACCGGGTCGACTTCACCGACGAGGAGTACCGCGGCCTCTACCGGGACCTGGTACTGGTACGCAAGCTGGACGCCGAGGCGACGGCCCTGCAACGCCAGGGCGAGCTGGGCCTGTGGGCGAGCCTGCTGGGCCAGGAGGCGGCACAGGTCGGTGCCGGTCGGGCGCTGCGCACCCAGGACATGGCCTTCCCGACCTACCGGGAGCACGGGGTGCTCTACTGCCGGGGGATCGACCCCATCATGCCGCTCGGCCTGTTCCGCGGCGTCGACCAGGGCGGCTGGGACCCGAACGAGTTCAAGTTCAACATGTACACGATCGTGATCGGGGCGCAGACCCTGCACGCGACCGGCTACGCCATGGGCGTCACGATGGACGGCAAGACCGGGACCGAGGACGGCGAGGCGGTGATCGCCTTCTTCGGTGACGGCGCCACCAGCCAGGGTGACGTCAACGAGGCCTTCGTCTGGTCCAGCGTCTTCAACGCCCCGCTGGTCTTCTTCTGCCAGAACAACCAGTACGCCATCTCCGAGCCGCTGGAGCGGCAGACCCGGGTGCCGCTGTACCGGCGGGCCGCCGGCTTCGGCTTCCCCGGGGTCCGGGTCGACGGCAACGACGTGTTGGCGACGTACGCGGTGACCCGGCACGCGCTCGACAACGCCCGGCTCGGCCAGGGCCCCAGCCTGATCGAGGCGTACACCTACCGGATGGGGGCGCACACCACCTCCGACGACCCGACCCGGTACCGCATCGCCAGCGAGGTCGAGGCCTGGCAGGCCAAGGACCCGATCGCCCGGATGAAGGCGTTCCTCCAGCGGCAGCAGATCGCCGACGCGGACTTCTTCGCCGCCGTCGACGAGCAGGCCCGCGCCGAGTCGGTGCACCTGCGCGAGCGGGTGCTCGCCATGCCCGACCCGGCACCGGTGACCATGTTCGACCACGTCTACCCGCACGGCTCGCCCGAGTTGGACCAGCAACGGGCGCAGTTCAGCACGTACCTGGAGTCGTTCGAGGGGAGCGCCCACTGA